A genome region from Pygocentrus nattereri isolate fPygNat1 chromosome 6, fPygNat1.pri, whole genome shotgun sequence includes the following:
- the asb18 gene encoding ankyrin repeat and SOCS box protein 18 isoform X2, whose amino-acid sequence MLRTLRFESLCSTVQLDGWRALLEENSRQPGQRDEGKADVRSLRLYRAVITGDAKGLRTLLKRNYIDLDVFYNVNREELQWQANTATTFGPSGLWSLEYKRELTSPLCIAAAQGFNECLQYLLEHGAHPNLSAGGKAALHEACANSNTECAELLLEHGANPDQLTEDGLTPLHLCRTPQSLRCAKVLVRHGAKVDLPSEEEEETPLHVAAKHGLPHHAQLYLRYGARIDHVSCSGETPLGVACREAQEKMSEGQERHLQLCRLLLAYGANVNLTDKERRSPLHKAARNVQISLVKLLLDHGADINAIDYNGCSPLSSVLQSSVVRQEWQPHVVVQMLLNHGSIQIWPQALLKVLTACAEAPKTVEILFNSYPLIPVTSKWVEAIPEDTFQLHRPFYESLFALEYRPRCLQHLCRAALRKHFGKLCHSLVPRLPVPRTLQDYLLLEPEGCID is encoded by the exons ATGCTGAGGACGCTGCGGTTCGAAAGCCTCTGCTCCACCGTGCAGCTGGACGGGTGGCGGGCCTTGCTGGAGGAGAACAGCCGCCAGCCGGGGCAGAGAGACGAGGGAAAGGCCGACGTTCGCTCCCTGAGGCTCTACAGGGCCGTGATTACGGGAGATGCCAAGGGGCTTCGCACCCTCCTCAAAAGGAACTACATAGACCTTGATGTGTTTTACAATGTGAACCGTGAGGAGCTGCAGTGGCAGGCCAACACCGCGACCACGTTCGGACCCTCGG GACTTTGGTCGCTGGAATATAAGCGGGAGCTGACAAGCCCGCTCTGCATAGCTGCGGCTCAAGGCTTTAACGAGTGTCTGCAGTACCTGCTCGAGCACGGAGCTCATCCCAATCTGAGCGCAGGAGGGAAGGCAGCCCTGCATGAAGCCTGTGCAAACAGCAACACTGAGTGTGCGGAGCTTCTCTTAGAGCACGGCGCCAACCCAGACCAGCTGACGGAGGACGGACTGACACCACTGCATCTCTGCAGGACACCCCAGTCGCTGCG CTGTGCTAAGGTCCTGGTGCGTCACGGTGCCAAGGTAGACCTTCccagtgaggaggaggaggagactCCGTTACATGTGGCAGCGAAGCACGGCCTGCCGCATCACGCTCAGCTCTACCTGCGATACGGAGCCCGCATCGACCACGTGAGCTGCTCGGGGGAGACACCGCTGGGGGTGGCATGCAGGGAGGCTCAGGAGAAGATGAGTGAAGGTCAGGAGAGACACCTTCAGCTTTGCCGTCTCCTTTTGGCTTATGGAGCGAACGTTAACCTCACTGACAAGGAGCGGCGCAGTCCTCTGCACAAAGCTGCCCGCAACGTCCAGATCAGCCTGGTGAAACTTCTCCTGGATCACGGGGCGGATATCAACGCCATCGACTACAATGGCTGCTCACCACTGTCCAGTGTACTGCAGAGCTCGGTAGTCCGGCAGGAGTGGCAGCCGCACGTCGTTGTTCAGATGCTGTTAAATCACGGATCCATTCAGATTTGGCCACAGGCGCTGCTTAAG GTGTTGACAGCCTGTGCAGAAGCACCGAAGACTGTGGAGATCCTGTTTAACTCCTACCCCCTCATTCCTGTCACATCCAAGTGGGTTGAAGCCATACCTGAGGACACGTTCCAG CTTCACAGGCCGTTTTATGAGTCTCTCTTTGCGCTGGAGTACCGGCCGCGCTGTTTACAGCACCTCTGCAGAGCTGCACTCAGAAAACACTTTGGGAAGCTCTGCCACTCACTCGTCCCCCGGCTGCCCGTCCCCAGGACCCTGCAGGACTATCTGCTCCTGGAACCTGAGGGCTGCATTGACTAG